The following are encoded in a window of Nakamurella sp. A5-74 genomic DNA:
- a CDS encoding hemerythrin domain-containing protein: MIGKLTMQHENITNHTTALRAAGRKDDRAAAAAAAAVLGELLHPHTRLEERGLFAEMRTDEMFTEHIDSLCAEHEVIDAELAAICGGDLSRVDPLLNLLANHIDREENGLFPAALVYLDDVHWDRLHEPETPDAGAVAAAHGHSHPHGVGHQHAQL; encoded by the coding sequence TTGATCGGCAAACTCACGATGCAGCACGAGAACATCACCAACCACACGACGGCGCTGCGAGCCGCCGGCCGCAAAGACGACCGCGCCGCGGCGGCGGCCGCGGCAGCGGTCCTCGGGGAGTTGCTGCACCCGCACACCCGTCTCGAGGAGCGGGGCCTGTTCGCCGAGATGCGGACCGACGAGATGTTCACCGAGCACATCGACTCGCTGTGCGCCGAGCATGAGGTGATCGACGCCGAGTTGGCAGCGATCTGCGGCGGTGATCTGTCGCGGGTGGACCCGCTGCTCAACCTGCTGGCCAACCACATCGACCGCGAGGAGAACGGGCTGTTCCCGGCCGCACTGGTGTACCTGGACGACGTGCACTGGGACCGCCTGCACGAGCCGGAAACGCCCGATGCCGGCGCCGTGGCGGCGGCACATGGCCACAGCCACCCACACGGTGTCGGGCACCAACACGCCCAGCTGTGA
- a CDS encoding globin domain-containing protein, producing MSSSVVQDRSSLLSDSSAEVIRATAEVVAEHADQITALFYPRMLAANPDLLRLFNKGNQATGEQSRALAASVVAYAVQLINPDAPSFSHVMQRIAYKHISLGIRPEQYTIVGHHLLAAVGEVLGEAVTPQIAEAWNEVYWLFATQLIAEEARLYQQAGIDAAHPLRPYRVVRRIDETQDVISLILEPADGGELPAISPGQYVSLFVDLPDGGRQPRQYTVSSTALGPRLQITVRRVKGANGAPDGQVSSHLHDGVKPGDLLDVSAPAGDFVVQPSEGPLLLASAGAGITTVLPIVEHIARTQPKRKVIVAHADRTAQDHALRETVLHVARELDDFTAHTWYETVDPDNDRSRQGFMDLSEIPLPDDIQVFTCGPLPFMRHVRSTLLARGVPADRIRYEVFGPDLWAAQIPAEDKPQR from the coding sequence ATGTCGTCATCGGTGGTACAGGACCGATCTTCGTTGTTGTCGGACAGTTCCGCGGAAGTGATCAGGGCGACGGCCGAGGTGGTCGCCGAGCACGCCGACCAGATCACTGCCCTGTTCTATCCACGGATGCTCGCCGCAAACCCGGATCTGCTGAGGTTGTTCAACAAGGGCAACCAGGCCACCGGTGAGCAGTCGCGGGCGTTGGCGGCGTCGGTGGTCGCGTACGCCGTGCAGCTCATCAACCCAGACGCCCCGTCGTTCTCCCACGTGATGCAGCGGATCGCCTACAAGCACATTTCGCTGGGGATCAGGCCGGAGCAGTACACCATCGTCGGGCATCACTTGTTGGCCGCGGTCGGCGAAGTTCTCGGTGAGGCGGTGACTCCGCAGATCGCCGAGGCCTGGAACGAGGTGTATTGGCTGTTCGCAACCCAGTTGATCGCCGAAGAGGCCAGGCTGTACCAGCAGGCCGGCATCGACGCAGCACACCCGCTCCGGCCCTACCGGGTGGTCCGGCGTATCGACGAGACGCAGGACGTGATCTCGTTGATTCTGGAACCCGCGGACGGCGGCGAGCTCCCGGCGATCAGTCCGGGACAGTACGTGTCGTTGTTCGTCGACCTACCCGACGGTGGACGTCAGCCACGGCAGTACACCGTGTCCTCCACCGCGCTCGGGCCGCGACTGCAGATCACTGTCCGGCGGGTGAAAGGTGCCAACGGCGCGCCGGACGGGCAGGTCTCCAGCCACCTGCACGACGGGGTCAAGCCCGGTGACCTGCTCGATGTCAGCGCTCCTGCCGGCGACTTCGTGGTGCAGCCGTCGGAGGGACCGTTGCTGCTGGCCAGCGCGGGCGCGGGCATCACCACGGTCCTGCCGATCGTCGAGCACATCGCCCGCACGCAGCCGAAGCGGAAAGTCATCGTCGCTCACGCGGACCGCACAGCGCAGGACCACGCCCTTCGGGAAACCGTTCTTCATGTCGCGCGGGAACTGGACGACTTCACGGCCCACACCTGGTACGAGACCGTTGACCCCGACAACGACCGGTCCCGGCAAGGCTTCATGGACCTGTCCGAAATTCCTCTGCCAGACGACATCCAGGTGTTCACCTGCGGGCCGCTGCCCTTCATGCGGCACGTCAGGTCCACCCTGCTCGCCCGCGGCGTGCCGGCGGACAGGATCCGCTACGAGGTGTTCGGACCCGACCTGTGGGCCGCGCAGATCCCCGCTGAAGACAAACCGCAACGCTGA
- a CDS encoding adenylate kinase, whose translation MRLLIIGPQGAGKGTQAERLAAELGIPHISTGDLFRDNIGRGTDLGTLAQQYMNAGNLVPDEVTQSMLADRLAQPDTEPGFLLDGFPRNLPQATWLAGLLQERGTALEKVILLTAPDEVLIERMTARGRQDDTVEAIQRRLDLYHAETEPLVEHYGEIVVPIDGVGGVDEVTDRIVSGLGLATR comes from the coding sequence GTGAGGCTGCTGATCATCGGGCCCCAGGGTGCGGGCAAAGGCACCCAGGCGGAGCGGCTCGCTGCGGAACTCGGCATCCCGCACATCTCGACCGGCGACCTGTTCCGCGACAACATCGGACGCGGCACCGACCTCGGCACGCTGGCGCAGCAGTACATGAACGCCGGCAACCTGGTACCGGATGAGGTCACCCAGTCGATGCTGGCCGATCGACTGGCCCAGCCCGACACCGAACCCGGCTTCCTGCTCGACGGCTTCCCGCGCAACCTGCCGCAGGCGACCTGGTTGGCCGGGTTGCTGCAGGAGCGCGGCACCGCGCTGGAGAAGGTCATCCTGCTGACGGCACCCGACGAGGTGCTGATCGAGCGGATGACCGCGCGTGGTCGCCAGGACGACACCGTCGAGGCGATCCAGCGTCGGCTCGATCTGTACCACGCGGAGACCGAACCACTGGTGGAGCACTACGGCGAGATCGTGGTGCCCATCGACGGGGTCGGCGGAGTCGACGAGGTGACCGACCGGATCGTGTCCGGGCTGGGCCTCGCGACCCGCTGA
- the map gene encoding type I methionyl aminopeptidase, producing the protein MSIEYKTRGELQAMRQAGLILARALESTATAVRPGITTAELDAVAAQVISDAGATSNFLGYHGFPATLCISVNDEVVHGIPGGRVLEPGDLVSIDGGCVKDRWHADAAISLHVGEPPRDEDQALAEVDLINAAWRSLWAGVAAAAGATRLGDISAAIEGSIAESSRADGRRYGNVDGYGGHGIGTEMHMDPFLANVGKKGKGIKLAAGMALCIEPMLTLGKSSTRILADDWTVVTKDGTRAAHVEHSIAICEDGISVLTAPDRGRAELAPFGITPVDLDS; encoded by the coding sequence ATGTCGATCGAGTACAAGACCCGCGGTGAGCTGCAGGCGATGCGTCAGGCGGGGTTGATCCTGGCCCGTGCGCTGGAGTCAACGGCCACCGCCGTGCGGCCGGGCATCACCACCGCGGAGCTCGACGCCGTCGCCGCCCAGGTGATCTCCGATGCCGGCGCGACCTCCAACTTCCTCGGCTACCACGGCTTCCCCGCGACGCTGTGCATCTCGGTGAACGACGAGGTGGTGCACGGCATCCCCGGCGGCCGCGTGCTGGAGCCGGGGGACCTGGTCAGCATCGACGGTGGCTGCGTCAAGGACCGTTGGCACGCCGATGCGGCGATCAGCCTGCACGTCGGCGAACCACCGCGTGATGAGGACCAGGCGCTCGCCGAGGTCGACCTCATCAACGCTGCCTGGCGCTCGCTGTGGGCCGGGGTCGCGGCTGCGGCCGGCGCCACCCGGCTCGGTGACATCTCCGCGGCCATCGAAGGCTCCATCGCCGAGTCGTCCCGCGCCGACGGCCGGCGCTACGGCAACGTCGACGGCTACGGCGGGCACGGCATCGGCACCGAGATGCACATGGACCCGTTCCTGGCCAACGTCGGCAAGAAGGGCAAGGGGATCAAGCTGGCCGCCGGCATGGCCCTCTGCATCGAGCCGATGCTCACGCTGGGCAAGTCGTCCACCCGGATCCTGGCCGACGACTGGACCGTCGTCACCAAGGACGGCACCCGCGCCGCCCACGTCGAGCACTCGATCGCCATCTGCGAGGACGGGATCTCGGTACTCACCGCACCCGACCGCGGTCGCGCTGAGCTCGCGCCCTTCGGCATCACCCCGGTGGACCTGGACTCCTGA
- a CDS encoding serine hydrolase domain-containing protein, whose protein sequence is MTDTAQKSSAATTADTDRTEIAAATREISGLIAEWVELRRRMLRTPGVQYAVRVDGELIASGALGLADADEGIPLRADHLFRIASHSKTFAATAVMILRDRGLLRLDDTVATHVPALADTPLADRTVRELIGHQGGVIRDGDDCDYWQLMRDFPDAATLLEDLHRDGVSFGANEHFKYSNYGYSVVGQIIESVSGRSFRDFVAEAITGPLGLPRLTADLATGADGSHPDLAAGHSLLLDGDDELFSLRNPSTGSMAAATGFVACAEDLSAYASAHVTGDERLLADSTKRLMQRTESIVSADDEEIGRYALGLELHTIGKHSFVGHSGGFPGFVTRTFVDPKSSLVVSVLTNASRGPAHQLAVGIVKLIDLAVKTRARGADDEAEPDIDLDTFATTVVAGFGRTTIARMGARLLLLHPEQDDPTVEATELTVRGPDRLEIASRPGYGSAGEPVIYQRTDGAIEVVRLGGMSCWPEAAFRARRRQQMARSERVNTPPAPAP, encoded by the coding sequence ATGACCGACACCGCCCAGAAGTCCTCTGCCGCAACGACTGCGGACACGGATCGCACCGAGATCGCCGCTGCCACCAGGGAGATCAGCGGGCTCATCGCCGAATGGGTGGAGCTCCGCCGTCGGATGCTCCGCACCCCTGGCGTGCAGTACGCGGTGCGGGTCGACGGTGAGCTGATCGCCTCCGGGGCACTGGGTCTGGCGGACGCGGACGAGGGCATCCCGCTCCGTGCGGACCATCTGTTCCGCATCGCCTCGCACTCCAAGACCTTCGCCGCCACCGCGGTGATGATCCTGCGCGATCGCGGTCTGTTGCGGCTGGACGACACCGTCGCCACCCACGTGCCGGCGCTGGCCGACACCCCCCTCGCCGACCGGACAGTCCGCGAGCTGATCGGACACCAGGGCGGGGTCATCCGGGACGGCGACGACTGCGACTACTGGCAGTTGATGCGCGACTTCCCCGACGCCGCAACGCTTCTGGAGGATCTGCACCGTGACGGCGTGAGTTTCGGCGCCAACGAGCACTTCAAGTACTCCAACTACGGCTACTCGGTGGTCGGTCAGATCATCGAGTCCGTGAGCGGTCGCAGCTTCCGCGATTTCGTCGCCGAGGCGATCACCGGCCCGCTGGGCCTGCCGCGCCTCACCGCCGACCTGGCCACCGGCGCCGACGGCAGTCATCCCGACCTGGCAGCCGGGCACTCGCTGCTACTGGACGGGGACGACGAACTGTTCTCGCTGCGCAACCCGTCGACCGGTTCGATGGCCGCGGCCACCGGGTTCGTGGCGTGCGCGGAGGATCTGTCCGCCTATGCGAGCGCGCACGTGACCGGCGACGAGCGCCTGCTCGCCGACAGCACCAAGCGACTCATGCAGCGCACGGAGTCGATCGTCTCGGCCGATGACGAGGAGATCGGTCGGTACGCGCTCGGCCTCGAACTGCACACGATCGGCAAGCACTCCTTCGTCGGCCACAGCGGTGGGTTCCCAGGTTTCGTCACCCGGACGTTCGTCGATCCGAAATCGTCGCTCGTCGTGTCGGTGCTGACGAACGCCAGCCGCGGACCGGCCCACCAGCTGGCCGTCGGCATCGTCAAGCTCATCGACCTGGCGGTGAAGACGCGAGCCCGAGGCGCGGATGACGAGGCCGAACCGGACATCGACCTCGACACGTTCGCCACCACCGTCGTGGCCGGCTTCGGCCGGACCACGATCGCACGGATGGGTGCACGCCTGCTCCTGCTGCACCCGGAGCAGGACGATCCGACCGTCGAGGCCACCGAGCTGACGGTCCGCGGACCGGACCGGCTGGAGATCGCCAGCCGCCCCGGGTACGGATCGGCGGGCGAGCCGGTGATCTACCAGCGCACGGACGGCGCGATCGAGGTGGTGCGGCTGGGCGGCATGTCCTGCTGGCCGGAGGCGGCGTTCCGCGCCCGTCGCCGGCAGCAGATGGCACGATCGGAGCGGGTCAACACGCCGCCTGCACCCGCACCCTGA
- a CDS encoding DUF559 domain-containing protein gives MTSPNQVPPELRSAPFPIAAGGALGLGRQRLAGPSFQRPFAGVRIATGLEVEHWRGYVPLLRPGQRFSHVTAVVIRGGPVPSTLAGEVHISTQGRVRVRRPGVIGHNHLRPDEARYDDLPISGPVATFAECARQLTLPDLVAVGDFLVQTPRFVREAEHRPFASIEDLVSGLQQLRGPSVRLAQRAARLVRPGVESAPETHLRLLVIGDGLPEPETGIEVHREDGRWIGWFDLGWRARRVLLEYDGDQHRTSKQQYERDIRRFDEATAAGWTVVRVRSTGLYQQPRETLTRVRRALYAR, from the coding sequence ATGACATCCCCGAACCAGGTGCCACCCGAACTGCGCTCGGCACCGTTCCCCATCGCCGCCGGCGGCGCGCTCGGACTCGGGCGCCAGCGCCTGGCAGGTCCCTCGTTCCAACGCCCCTTCGCCGGGGTGCGGATCGCGACGGGTCTCGAGGTCGAGCACTGGCGCGGCTACGTCCCGCTGCTACGCCCGGGCCAACGGTTCAGCCACGTCACCGCAGTCGTCATCCGCGGTGGACCGGTCCCGAGCACTCTGGCCGGCGAGGTACACATCTCCACCCAGGGCCGCGTCCGGGTGCGACGGCCAGGCGTCATCGGACACAACCACCTGCGGCCCGACGAAGCTCGGTACGACGACCTGCCGATCTCGGGTCCGGTGGCGACGTTCGCGGAGTGCGCCCGTCAGTTGACGCTGCCCGACCTGGTGGCCGTCGGTGACTTCCTGGTCCAGACACCCAGGTTCGTGCGGGAGGCCGAACACCGGCCGTTCGCCTCGATCGAAGACCTGGTCTCCGGCCTGCAGCAGCTACGTGGGCCGAGCGTGAGGCTCGCGCAGCGGGCAGCGCGTCTGGTCCGACCCGGCGTCGAATCGGCACCGGAGACGCATCTGCGGTTGCTGGTGATCGGTGACGGCCTGCCCGAACCCGAGACGGGCATCGAGGTGCACCGCGAGGACGGCCGATGGATCGGCTGGTTCGATCTCGGCTGGCGGGCGCGGCGGGTCCTGCTCGAGTACGACGGCGACCAGCACCGCACCTCGAAGCAGCAGTACGAGCGGGACATCAGGCGCTTCGACGAGGCAACAGCCGCAGGATGGACCGTGGTGCGCGTCCGGTCGACCGGGCTCTACCAACAGCCCCGCGAGACGCTGACCCGGGTCCGCCGGGCCCTGTACGCACGGTGA